One Candidatus Scalindua japonica DNA segment encodes these proteins:
- a CDS encoding toll/interleukin-1 receptor domain-containing protein yields MKNNHIFISHGAKYNELLITLRKGIEDQGLKSDVVPHEETSSDELNPDTKKAIEQAGAFIAVIGPDTINSPQVLKETKYALEVNGKQGDDYKVIPLLLAGVQSAELNKHFGNEPFGTQIQIGPGGINATISQIVALFNKSLTDKRESTLFAGIENTLKRLSPGIREKIKPLGVFQGGGSISNIANVLKLSDTERDLLVSELLEMNLAKPMPYGFLHFHPSLCPFLLSELDETVLDKSRGRWSECLRQLSEFLYKQQSEDSKLADELTLMELPNLTKSLEYVQEQEVPEVTLDRATLLEQLIAHLDKPDILEKVKTIQEEEKRKSSEWNPSRFETLRVQVEKYLEAGNLPQALSVSQVMLDKCLKAGDQSYDGADHDTAEAYALLGRVLRIGGASENALQAINEAIKRFEQIAERKNSDAAGILVSASLAKKGECLLDLSRLDESAAAFEECIRIAGKFNSKKHAAIGKGQLGTVRLSQERYEDAIKSHDEAREIFEDLGDMNMVAVTYQQMGAVHEEIGQFEEAEQAFQKSLAISEQQNNLLDQAKNLGRLGSHYSKMGRSDEAVTFLQRSAEKYVEINNKADEGRVRGNLSITLIALKRYKEARQEIQRAIECFKPYGHSVEPWRAWDKLRDIELADGNQDAAAQAREQAIQLYLAFRRDGGEDQNPGARLCTLFDDAMLQQPTEEVKKHLDEVAKDPKIPVQGKLLISKLQSILTGSREKGLASDPDLDYIDAAEILFLLEKLEIRQKKEAEG; encoded by the coding sequence ATGAAAAACAATCATATCTTTATTTCACACGGTGCGAAATATAACGAGCTTTTAATAACCCTGCGTAAAGGTATTGAAGACCAGGGGCTGAAAAGCGATGTTGTTCCACATGAAGAGACGTCTTCTGATGAATTGAACCCTGACACAAAAAAAGCAATTGAACAGGCAGGCGCATTTATTGCGGTGATTGGGCCGGACACGATAAATTCTCCTCAGGTCTTGAAAGAAACTAAGTACGCACTGGAAGTAAACGGTAAACAAGGAGATGATTATAAGGTAATTCCATTATTGTTGGCAGGTGTTCAGTCTGCAGAGTTAAATAAGCATTTTGGAAATGAACCATTTGGAACACAGATCCAGATTGGTCCTGGTGGTATAAATGCAACTATTTCTCAAATAGTTGCTCTGTTTAATAAAAGTCTGACTGATAAACGCGAAAGCACTCTATTTGCCGGTATAGAAAATACTCTGAAGCGACTGTCACCTGGTATTCGTGAAAAAATTAAGCCTCTGGGTGTGTTTCAGGGGGGTGGTAGTATTTCAAATATAGCAAACGTTTTAAAACTGAGCGATACTGAAAGGGATTTACTGGTTAGCGAATTACTTGAAATGAATCTCGCAAAACCAATGCCTTATGGTTTTCTGCACTTTCATCCATCTCTGTGCCCTTTTCTCCTGAGTGAATTGGATGAAACAGTACTCGATAAAAGCAGGGGGAGATGGTCAGAGTGTTTACGTCAATTGAGTGAATTTCTGTATAAGCAACAATCAGAGGATTCAAAACTTGCGGATGAACTAACACTGATGGAACTGCCTAATTTGACAAAATCCCTGGAATATGTCCAGGAGCAGGAAGTGCCTGAAGTAACTCTGGACAGGGCTACATTGCTTGAACAATTAATCGCGCATCTGGACAAACCGGATATCCTCGAAAAAGTCAAAACGATTCAGGAAGAGGAGAAGAGAAAGTCTTCAGAATGGAATCCATCAAGATTTGAAACATTAAGAGTGCAGGTTGAAAAATACCTGGAGGCAGGTAACCTCCCACAGGCTCTAAGCGTTTCGCAGGTAATGCTGGACAAGTGCTTAAAAGCCGGTGATCAAAGTTATGATGGTGCAGACCACGATACGGCAGAAGCTTATGCGCTGCTTGGACGGGTGCTCAGAATTGGAGGGGCTTCTGAAAACGCGCTTCAAGCAATTAATGAAGCGATCAAACGCTTTGAGCAGATCGCTGAGCGAAAAAATTCTGATGCTGCCGGGATATTGGTATCTGCCTCACTTGCCAAAAAAGGAGAGTGCCTCCTGGATCTAAGTCGTTTAGATGAATCAGCTGCCGCCTTTGAAGAGTGCATACGTATAGCGGGAAAATTCAATAGTAAAAAACATGCAGCAATAGGAAAAGGTCAGCTTGGTACAGTACGGTTATCTCAGGAACGATATGAAGATGCGATTAAGTCTCATGATGAGGCACGTGAAATATTTGAGGATCTTGGTGATATGAATATGGTTGCAGTTACTTATCAGCAGATGGGTGCCGTACATGAGGAAATCGGTCAATTTGAAGAAGCGGAGCAGGCTTTTCAAAAATCTCTTGCCATTTCTGAACAACAGAATAATCTGCTGGATCAGGCCAAGAACCTGGGGAGACTCGGAAGTCATTATTCGAAAATGGGCCGATCAGATGAAGCGGTAACTTTTTTACAACGATCTGCAGAGAAATATGTAGAGATTAATAACAAGGCAGATGAGGGGCGTGTTCGAGGAAATCTATCCATTACATTGATTGCACTTAAACGATACAAAGAAGCCAGGCAGGAAATCCAGCGAGCTATTGAGTGCTTTAAACCATATGGCCATAGTGTTGAACCATGGAGGGCATGGGATAAACTGCGTGATATTGAACTTGCTGATGGTAACCAGGATGCAGCGGCACAGGCACGTGAACAGGCAATCCAATTATATCTTGCGTTCCGTCGTGATGGCGGGGAGGACCAGAACCCGGGTGCAAGATTATGTACCCTGTTTGATGATGCGATGTTACAACAACCAACAGAGGAGGTGAAAAAACACCTGGACGAAGTGGCAAAAGATCCAAAAATACCGGTACAGGGTAAGCTGTTGATCTCAAAGCTGCAGTCCATCCTTACAGGTTCTCGTGAAAAGGGGTTGGCCTCAGATCCGGATTTGGACTATATCGATGCTGCCGAGATTCTGTTTTTACTGGAAAAACTGGAGATCAGGCAAAAAAAGGAAGCTGAAGGCTAA